One window from the genome of Solea solea chromosome 2, fSolSol10.1, whole genome shotgun sequence encodes:
- the LOC131455294 gene encoding sodium/potassium-transporting ATPase subunit beta-233-like — MPANKEDGGWKKFFWNSETRELLGRTGGSWFKIFIFYLVFYGCLAGIFIGTIQALLLTISNYKPTWQDRVAPPGLSHTPRSEKSEMAFDPRDPETYLAYTKALKNFMAKYDEEGQKDQMKFEDCGEQPAEYKNRGDLEMDVGVRKACRFSRSLLGPCSGLEDTEYGFKEGKPCVIVKLNRIVNFRPRAPSTNASIPEEAQPKVQPNLIPIYCTNKREEDAGKIGEIKYYGIGEGFPLQYYPYYGKLLHPQYLQPLVALQFTNLTRNMDLRIECKVFGDNIDYSEKDRYQGRFDIKFQVAGL, encoded by the exons ATGCCTGCAAATAAAGAAGATGGCGGATGGAAGAAGTTCTTTTGGAACTCGGAGACCAGGGAACTGCTCGGTCGTACCGGTGGAAGTTGGT TCAAAATTTTCATCTTCTATCTCGTTTTCTATGGCTGCTTGGCTGGCATCTTCATCGGCACCATCCAGGCCCTGCTGCTCACCATAAGCAATTACAAGCCCACCTGGCAGGACAGAGTCGCACCCCCTG gCCTTTCACACACCCCACGGTCAGAAAAATCTGAAATGGCCTTTGACCCCAGAGACCCTGAGACCTACCTGGCCTACACCAAGGCATTGAAGAATTTCATGGCAAAGTATGATGAGGAAGGCCAGAAAGACCAGATGAAATTTGAGGACTGTGGAG AGCAACCTGCTGAATACAAGAACCGAGGCGACCTGGAAATGGATGTGGGTGTCAGGAAGGCCTGCCGTTTCTCCAGGTCCCTGCTGGGACCCTGCTCCGGCCTCGAGGACACCGAGTATGGCTTCAAGGAAGGCAAGCCCTGCGTAATCGTGAAACTCAACAGGATCGTGAACTTCCGTCCGAGG GCTCCTAGCACAAATGCTAGCATCCCTGAAGAGGCCCAACCCAAGGTGCAGCCCAATCTGATCcccatctactgcaccaacaag agagaggaggatgcCGGTAAAATCGGAGAAATCAAGTACTATGGCATCGGCGAGGGCTTCCCTCTACAGTATTACCCTTACTATGGGAAGCTGTTGCACCCTCAGTACTTGCAGCCACTGGTGGCGCTGCAGTTCACCAACCTGACCCGAAACATGGACCTACGTATCGAGTGCAAAGTGTTCGGAGACAACATTGACTACAGCGAAAAGGACCGCTACCAGGGACGCTTTGACATCAAGTTCCAGGTCGCTGGTTTATGA